From the Myxococcales bacterium genome, one window contains:
- a CDS encoding Rieske (2Fe-2S) protein → MSQPSELPSLRLCRLADLPEGEALDAVGFAGDAPNQAGILVVRHGAGVRAFVNRCPHQGTPLNWTPDRFLDLDRKQIICATHGAVFRVNDGFCLSGPCSGDSLESVPVEVRDGDVFVVDWRRSD, encoded by the coding sequence ATGTCCCAGCCCAGCGAGCTGCCAAGTTTGCGTCTGTGTCGCCTGGCGGATTTGCCCGAAGGCGAGGCGTTGGACGCGGTCGGCTTCGCCGGGGACGCGCCCAATCAGGCGGGCATTCTCGTAGTGCGCCACGGTGCCGGCGTTCGGGCCTTCGTCAATCGCTGTCCCCACCAGGGGACGCCATTGAATTGGACCCCCGATCGTTTTCTCGATCTCGATCGCAAACAAATCATCTGTGCGACCCACGGCGCAGTGTTCAGAGTGAATGATGGCTTTTGTCTTTCGGGACCCTGTTCGGGGGATTCCCTGGAATCGGTTCCCGTCGAAGTTCGCGATGGCGATGTCTTTGTGGTCGACTGGCGCCGTTCGGACTGA